Proteins from one Rosa chinensis cultivar Old Blush chromosome 7, RchiOBHm-V2, whole genome shotgun sequence genomic window:
- the LOC112178305 gene encoding probable glycosyltransferase At5g03795, which produces MALFLIESLLNSFFYIYSILVEYGRTSHIFNCYTFDENTPLVDDPEYIFAFGETKFKGLQSGDKYAKKEIDHAPEVIDDPDLYAPLFRNMSVFKRSYELMELILKVYIYSDGSRPIFHVPHLNGIYASEGWFMRLMEGNRQFVTRDPKKAHLFYLPYSMRQLELKLYVPGSHQIKPLAIFLRDYVNMIAGKYPFWNCTHGTDHFLVACHDWGPHAYSARGTGQQYNKSSMQR; this is translated from the exons ATGGCATTGTTCCTAATTgaatcacttctgaattcatttttttaC ATTTACAGTATTTTGGTCGAATATGGAAGGACCAGTCACATATTCAATTG TTATACTTTCGATGAGAATACTCCACTTGTTGATGATCCAGAGTACATCTTTGCATTTGGTGAAACAAAATTCAAGGGACTGCAAAGCGGAGATAAGTATGCGAAGAAAGAGATTGATCATGCCCCTGAAGTTATTGATGATCCTGATCTATATGCCCCTTTATTTCGAAATATGTCTGTTTTCAAAAG GAGCTATGAGTTGATGGAATTGATACTTAAAGTTTACATTTACAGTGATGGGTCAAGGCCCATATTTCATGTACCTCATCTCAACGGAATTTATGCTTCTGAAGGATGGTTCATGAGGTTGATGGAGGGAAACAGGCAATTTGTCACAAGAGACCCAAAAAAGGCTCACTTATTTTATCTTCCTTACAGCATGCGCCAATTGGAGTTGAAGCTTTATGTACCTGGTTCACATCAAATTAAACCACTGGCAATATTCCTCAGAGACTATGTGAACATGATTGCTGGGAAGTATCCTTTCTGGAATTGCACACATGGGACAGATCATTTTCTTGTTGCTTGCCATGACTGG GGGCCTCACGCTTACTCAGCACGAGGAACTGGCCAACAATACAATAAAAGCTCTATGCAACGCTGA
- the LOC112175082 gene encoding protein ECERIFERUM 2, which translates to MVAATTKNIDRLKSSMRLSSVAPGTVTGRKVHELTNVDLAMKLHYIKGVYFFNSDAVEGLTVFDLKKPMVIHLLPLYFVASGRIRRSETGRPFITCNDAGVRIVEARCDETVDEWLAMAMEDDSTFDGLAYNQALGETDLDFSPLVFIQFTWFKCGGMSVGISWANVLGDAFSASTFINHWGKTMAGLVPHKSLHVPDRPAKSEPPLSVFPNLIPNVVKRVDSVGDLWLTPNNCKMKTHTFHVQAEKINHFLSNQRSEVSAFEVLSAIIWRALSKIKEDPEETRMVTLCTNKSREREFEFPSNRMVWSIVKADSWVAEAEVSELVELILNKREDENGMIEEVTGNNETGEKSSDFIAYGAKLTFVNLEEINIYGLELKGQKPVYANYSINGVGDEGVVLVLPGPKCGKEGDGVNGDRFVTVVMPENQLAQLKVELKKNWSIA; encoded by the exons atgGTGGCAGCAACAACCAAAAACATCGACCGCCTCAAGTCCAGCATGAGACTGTCGTCCGTCGCCCCAGGAACGGTGACCGGTCGGAAGGTCCATGAGCTGACCAACGTGGACTTGGCTATGAAGCTCCATTACATCAAAGGAGTCTACTTTTTCAACAGTGATGCAGTCGAGGGGCTTACGGTGTTTGACTTGAAGAAGCCCATGGTCATCCATTTGCTCCCACTCTACTTCGTTGCCTCCGGGAGAATCCGAAGATCCGAAACGGGCCGGCCTTTCATCACGTGTAATGATGCCGGTGTGAGAATTGTGGAGGCACGTTGTGACGAAACGGTCGATGAATGGTTGGCCATGGCTATGGAGGATGATTCTACTTTTGATGGTCTTGCTTATAATCAAGCACTTGGTGAAACTGATCTTGATTTCTCTCCTTTGGTCTTTATACAG TTCACTTGGTTCAAATGTGGAGGAATGTCAGTGGGAATTAGCTGGGCAAATGTTCTTGGAGATGCATTTTCAGCCTCAACCTTCATCAACCATTGGGGAAAGACCATGGCAGGTCTTGTGCCACACAAGTCTCTGCATGTACCAGACCGACCTGCAAAATCTGAGCCCCCACTTTCAGTATTTCCCAATCTAATACCAAATGTAGTGAAAAGGGTTGATTCGGTTGGCGATTTATGGCTCACACCCAACAACTGCAAGATGAAGACACATACTTTTCATGTTCAGGCAGAGAAAATTAACCATTTTCTCTCAAACCAGAGATCCGAGGTCTCAGCTTTTGAAGTACTCTCTGCAATCATATGGAGAGCCTTGTCCAAGATCAAGGAAGACCCAGAAGAGACAAGGATGGTGACTCTTTGTACAAACAAATCTCGTGAAAGAGAATTTGAGTTTCCAAGTAATAGGATGGTATGGAGTATAGTTAAAGCAGATTCCTGGGTTGCAGAAGCTGAGGTTTCAGAACTGGTGGAGCTCATTTTGAACAAAAGAGAAGATGAGAATGGCATGATTGAAGAGGTGACGGGGAATAATGAGACTGGGGAAAAATCTTCAGACTTCATAGCATATGGGGCAAAGTTGACATTTGTGAATCTGgaagaaataaatatttatgggCTTGAATTGAAAGGGCAAAAGCCAGTTTATGcaaattattccattaatggGGTTGGTGATGAAGGAGTTGTCTTGGTGCTTCCAGGGCCAAAATGTGGTAAGGAGGGAGATGGTGTTAATGGTGATCGATTTGTGACTGTGGTTATGCCTGAAAATCAACTAGCACAGCTGAAAGTTGAGCTAAAAAAGAATTGGAGTATTGCTTGA
- the LOC112178306 gene encoding uncharacterized protein LOC112178306, with translation MNQNMDLCLTEDEPELLTSESADEEKNYFKEWHKANKMAKNAIRTTMSDTVRGSIEEPDLAMDYLYAIHDMYRESAKAEAARLAKEFNELKYTGTGKVREHIMKLIEINAQLRDLNMGVTDDHVVHATLHSLPNSFSHLRTSYNAQKEKWRLNICVDEEDRIRKEKEPSSVNLVEKPKKKY, from the coding sequence ATGAACCAGAACATGGATCTTTGCTTAACCGAGGATGAACCTGAGTTGCTTACTAGTGAAAGCGCAGATGAAGAGAAGAACTATTTTAAAGAGTGGCATAAGGCTAATAAGATGGCAAAGAATGCTATTAGGACTACCATGTCAGACACAGTAAGAGGTAGCATAGAAGAACCTGATCTAGCCATGGATTACCTATATGCCATCCATGATATGTATAGGGAAAGTGCTAAGGCTGAGGCTGCTAGATTAGCAAAGGAGTTCAACGAGCTTAAGTACACTGGCACAGGGAAAGTAAGAGAGCATATCATGAAGCTCATTGAGATTAATGCTCAGCTTAGGGACCTCAACATGGGGGTCACCGATGATCATGTAGTGCATGCTACACTGCATTCCTTACCTAATAGTTTTAGCCATCTCAGGACTAGCTACAATGCTCAAAAGGAAAAATGGAGACTCAACATTTGTGTAGATGAGGAAGACAGGATTAGGAAGGAGAAAGAGCCAAGCTCAGTGAACCTTGTTGAGAAGCCTAAAAAGAAATACTAG
- the LOC112175083 gene encoding LOW QUALITY PROTEIN: uncharacterized protein LOC112175083 (The sequence of the model RefSeq protein was modified relative to this genomic sequence to represent the inferred CDS: deleted 1 base in 1 codon; substituted 2 bases at 2 genomic stop codons): protein MHNHMEXIISDWPSIPKKMPFHQFHICLHSHVSSHRNSQXISRNLGISFSATITENLLQSSTSLKGGGKLSAIITGTHS, encoded by the exons ATGCATAATCATATGGAATAAATCATATCTGATTGGCCTTCGATTCCAAAGAAAATGCCTTTTCACCAGTTTCACATTTGTTTGCATAGCCATGTATCTTCTCATAGGAATAGCCAATAA ATCTCTCGTAACTTGGGGATATCCTTCTCAGCCACAATAACAGAAAATTTGCTCCAGTCTAGCACATCGCTCAAAGGAGGGGGGAAATTATCTGCAATTATCACTGGGACACACTCATAA